From the Saccharomycodes ludwigii strain NBRC 1722 chromosome I, whole genome shotgun sequence genome, one window contains:
- the CLN1 gene encoding cyclin CLN1 (similar to Saccharomyces cerevisiae YPL256C | CLN2 | CycLiN (paralog of YMR199W | CLN1)): protein MVNSSLGLIVTAKQKYYPIELSNAELLSHYETIQEYHQEVSHNILQSNCKFKPVVKLMSQQPEMPPSTRHQMVSFLFQLSCKTRVTNGIFYQSCRLYDRYCSKRIVLKDQSKLVIATCLWLAAKTWGGCNHIINNVAVPTGGRFYGPNPRARIPRLTELVHYCGGANESFDESMFIQMERHILDTLQWDVYEPMLNDYLLNVDENCLSQYELYQKQLQSLKKNYINSNKRDSQDSQATETDEEMILDELEAEDEDADLTHKIQLINVKKFLIDLTCWQFDLLNFELFEISHGIFTLLNKFLILGDDPGTNTTNSTTTNASLLNTPNSSGLLENNSNLQNSLLLSPLPSKYITNKIVNIFINAIAVHKLPNCLMQIYSKQQGVLGFITKINNYYEEQQQIMLMMSNGNINNSTTPNTSNNIGNSDNNTPRPLMKNAAGVDGAKNYHQMPTPIYSTPPNSRNSSTSSSTPYLNNNGANMTGKFDQSECTSVAGLASINNTSLNTTTNSSIFSNDPTSNHNVGNPHRVISQQPSPITPIMYSFSNCQTGSINQKNNTKGNNIFGMYNTGNAVMNTHNTNATTTNNTNTTTTTTNNNNKNNNNSNCYSISQPNMHNGFMNRSMTSLNSVGTGISMGKVNKRFKESESCISIGSNNSDNGVTRATATIFNTTGAASNNTNGSGMFIESHNSIGVKTGFQ from the coding sequence ATGGTCAATTCTTCCTTAGGTTTAATTGTTACTgctaaacaaaaatattatccgATAGAGTTGTCTAATGCGGAACTATTATCTCACTATGAGACTATTCAGGAATATCATCAAGAAGTTTCCCATAACATTTTACAAAGCAATTGTAAATTCAAACCGGTTGTGAAGTTGATGTCTCAGCAACCAGAAATGCCGCCATCCACAAGACATCAAATGGTttcgtttttatttcaactAAGTTGTAAAACCAGGGTAACCAATGggatattttatcaaagtTGCAGATTGTACGACAGATATTGTTCTAAGAGAATTGTGTTAAAGGACCAAAGTAAACTAGTCATAGCCACTTGTCTTTGGTTAGCCGCTAAAACTTGGGGTGGCTGTAATcatattatcaataatgTTGCTGTCCCAACCGGTGGTAGATTTTATGGTCCTAATCCAAGAGCAAGAATCCCTAGATTAACTGAATTGGTCCATTACTGTGGTGGAGCTAATGAAAGTTTTGATGAAAGTATGTTTATTCAAATGGAAAGACATATTTTGGATACACTACAATGGGATGTTTATGAACCAATGTTAAACGACTATTTACTAAATGTCGATGAAAATTGTTTGAGCCAGTACGAATTGtaccaaaaacaattacaatctttgaaaaaaaattacatcaACAGCAATAAGAGGGATTCTCAAGATAGCCAGGCCACCGAAACCGATGAGGAAATGATATTGGACGAACTGGAAgctgaagatgaagatgctGATTTAACCCATAAAATTCAGTTAattaatgttaaaaaattcttGATCGATTTAACTTGTTGGCAATTTGATCTATTGAATTTTGAACTTTTCGAAATATCTCATGGCATATTTACTTTgcttaataaatttttgatcCTAGGCGACGATCCTGGCACCAACACTACTAATAGCACCACCACCAATGCTAGTTTGTTGAATACCCCTAATTCTTCTGGTCTACTAGAAAACAACTCCAACTTACAAAactctttattattatctccCTTACCAAGTAAATATATTACTAAcaaaattgttaatatatttattaatgctATTGCTGTTCATAAATTGCCTAATTGTTTGATGCAAATTTATTCTAAGCAACAAGGAGTTTTAGGgtttattacaaaaataaataattattatgaagaacaacaacagaTCATGCTAATGATGAGCAACGGtaacattaataatagtactaCCCCCAatactagtaataatattggtaATAGCGACAACAATACCCCAAGACCATTAATGAAAAACGCTGCTGGTGTAGATGGTGCTAAAAATTACCATCAAATGCCAACTCCTATTTACTCCACCCCACCAAATTCAAGAAACTCATCCACTTCCTCGTCTACTCCTTACTTAAATAATAACGGTGCTAATATGACTGGAAAATTTGATCAATCCGAATGTACTTCAGTTGCTGGTCTCGCTTccataaataatactagTCTAAacactactactaatagCTCCATATTTTCAAACGATCCTACTAGTAACCACAACGTTGGTAATCCACATCGTGTTATTAGTCAACAGCCTTCTCCCATAACACCAATAATGTACTCTTTTTCCAATTGCCAGACTGGTtcaataaatcaaaaaaataatactaagggtaataatatttttggcaTGTACAATACTGGCAATGCTGTTATGAATACTCATAATACTAatgctactactactaataatactaatactactactactactactaataataataataaaaataataataacagcaatTGTTACAGTATTAGTCAGCCAAATATGCATAACGGGTTTATGAATAGATCAATGACTAGTTTGAATTCAGTTGGCACTGGTATAAGTATGGGTAAAGTCAACAAGAGATTTAAAGAGAGTGAGAGTTGTATAAGTATTGGCTCCAATAACAGTGATAATGGTGTTACTAGAGCTACAGctactatttttaataccaCTGGAGCAGCttcaaataatactaatggTAGTGGTATGTTCATTGAAAGTCATAATAGCATTGGAGTTAAAACTGGATTTCAATGA
- the ROT1 gene encoding Rot1p (similar to Saccharomyces cerevisiae YMR200W | ROT1 | Reversal Of Tor2 lethality), translating to MFSIITLLSLYLSFHITVVKSDDTATTSEDDSQSSSTASASATATISTKEQEFMNRLEGTWSSKSHQVFTGSGFYDPVDELIFEPSLPGISYSFTADGHFEQALYRVTSNPKKPACPIAVITFQHGSYEVLDNGTVILNPIEIDGRQLVSDPCNDNGTSSYTRFNSTTVFKWFTVELNTYHGIQELQLYQYDWSALQPLYLVYKPPLMLPTITLNPVSEGTQSVTVSSKKRKRDSFIGNNLNVRDRVRRYLENKHKTNAKKLINKNELFDSSYLWWIASLCICIGSVLFLSA from the coding sequence atgttttcaataataacactttTGTCActatatttatcttttcatATTACTGTTGTCAAATCAGATGACACCGCAACTACCTCTGAAGATGATTCTCAGTCTTCTAGTACCGCCTCAGCTAGTGCAACGGCAACAATTTCTACAAAAGAACAAGAGTTTATGAATAGGTTAGAAGGTACTTGGTCATCTAAATCACACCAAGTATTTACAGGATCTGGATTTTATGATCCAGTAGATGAGTTAATTTTTGAACCATCGCTACCAGGTATATCATATTCCTTCACAGCAGATGGTCATTTCGAACAAGCTTTATATAGGGTCACAAGTAATCCAAAAAAACCAGCCTGTCCCATTGCTGTTATTACTTTCCAACATGGAAGTTATGAAGTTTTGGATAATGGTACTGTTATATTGAACCCTATTGAGATCGATGGTAGGCAATTAGTTAGTGATCCATGTAATGATAATGGCACTTCATCTTATACAAGATTCAACTCTACAACTGTTTTTAAATGGTTCACTGTTGAACTAAACACATACCATGGTATTCAAGAGTTACAATTATATCAATATGACTGGTCTGCATTACAACCCTTATATTTGGTTTATAAACCACCTCTCATGTTACCTACTATAACTTTAAATCCTGTTTCAGAAGGCACCCAGTCTGTAACAGTTAGCAGtaagaagaggaagagaGACTCATTTATTGGGAATAATCTAAATGTTAGAGATAGAGTCAGGAGATACTTGGAGAATAAACACAAGACAAAtgctaaaaaattaataaataaaaatgaattgtTTGATTCTAGTTATTTATGGTGGATTGCTAGtttatgtatatgtattgggtctgttttatttttgtctgCATAG
- the VPS27 gene encoding ESCRT-0 subunit protein VPS27 (similar to Saccharomyces cerevisiae YNR006W | VPS27 | Vacuolar Protein Sorting): MPQVSNTTRLDALIEQATSENIPNGDIDLATSFEVSDVIRSRAIQPKDCMRCLKKRITSTKNNPNVQLSTWRLVDICLKNGGLPFIREICSREFMECFESVIIGSSKEYGGDSYDPDLFKLCCQLLFDLTNLSNIDGNDATRTYNKLTRERNIKFDTEKSNMMDYSVISNNFFDSKTPADWIDSDACMICSDTFNIFNRKHHCRSCGGIFCNKDSAHFIPLPDLGIMDEVRVCDNCYDDYSFKKQKYSNTKKKHRNNHHNKIKTNEEPNFDDDLQKAIALSLQESGQGKEEKIEKEQQQQRELSEEEDPDLKAAIEASLKEAEKQGHIKKETPEPIIPPNTGELSTSEEEDIYLFASLVEKLKGQPVTAVLQDNNLAQLYQNIIALKGKLNSQVAETAYKYNTFIDMNAKLSDITNIYDSILERQLQSINLSQQNKYNSGVGTAPVMPTDPYMYYTQTQQSQYTSPIPQPQYSSPVQPPQYTSPVTQLQYTSAVQQPQHTSPVAQPQYTSPVAQPQHTSPVAQPQHTSPVAQPQHISPVPQPQYTSPVAQPQYTSPVAQPQYTSPVAQPQYTKPSPVAQPQYTKTSPVQQSEHPSPVLQAPQYQSQPPQSLPQYVPAQNELQSIVFTPSEAPYPEQNDEVIPTKMNNLENNAVEETGQSFKSETVVPYPIKNDEKEMKEIINDGYANVAGNEAPYPVPITKVKFPTVPVSKPSQVSAGPKKEEEDKESQIQPAQEEMLIEL; encoded by the coding sequence ATGCCGCAAGTTTCTAATACTACTAGGTTAGACGCACTAATCGAACAAGCCACTAGTGAAAATATACCTAATGGTGACATAGACTTAGCCACAAGTTTTGAAGTATCTGATGTCATAAGATCCAGGGCTATTCAACCAAAAGATTGTATGAGATGCCTAAAGAAAAGAATCACATCTACTAAAAACAACCCAAATGTACAGTTGTCCACTTGGCGATTAGTAGACATTTGTTTGAAAAATGGTGGGCTACCTTTTATTAGAGAAATTTGTTCTAGAGAATTTATGGAATGTTTTGAATCCGTTATTATTGGCAGTTCCAAAGAGTACGGCGGTGACTCTTACGATCcagatttatttaaattgtGTTGCCAGCTATTATTTGACTTAACAAACTTAAGCAATATTGATGGAAACGATGCCACCAGAACCTACAACAAATTAACACGagaaagaaatattaaatttgacACTGAAAAAAGCAACATGATGGATTACTCTGTTATTTccaataacttttttgaCTCTAAAACACCTGCTGATTGGATCGATTCTGATGCTTGTATGATTTGTTCCGATacatttaatatattcaatAGAAAACATCACTGCAGATCTTGTGGTGGAATTTTTTGCAATAAAGATTCAGCCCATTTTATTCCGTTACCTGACTTGGGTATTATGGATGAAGTACGTGTCTGTGATAATTGCTACGATGACTATTCCtttaaaaagcaaaaatacTCCAAcacaaagaaaaagcaCCGTAACAATCATCATAATAAGATTAAGACTAATGAGGAACCAAACTTTGATGACGATTTGCAAAAAGCTATAGCTTTATCTTTGCAAGAATCTGGCCAGggtaaagaagaaaaaatagaaaaagaacagcagcaacaacGGGAACTATCTGAAGAGGAAGATCCTGATTTGAAAGCAGCTATTGAAGCTAGTTTAAAAGAGGCGGAAAAACAAGGgcatataaaaaaagaaacgcCGGAGCCTATTATTCCGCCAAATACGGGTGAATTAAGCACTagtgaagaagaagatattTATCTATTTGCTTCGTTGgtagaaaaattaaaaggcCAACCGGTAACTGCTGTTTTACAAGATAATAACTTGGCCCAActttatcaaaatattattgccTTGAAGGGTAAATTAAATTCTCAAGTTGCTGAGACAGCTTATAAATACAATACTTTTATAGATATGAATGCCAAGTTGTCTGACATCACCAATATTTATGATTCTATTTTGGAGAGACAATTACAATCAATTAACTTGAGCCAACAGAACAAGTATAATAGTGGCGTTGGTACAGCTCCTGTCATGCCAACTGACCCATATATGTATTATACTCAGACACAACAATCGCAATATACTTCTCCGATACCACAGCCACAATATTCTTCTCCAGTGCAACCTCCACAATATACTTCTCCAGTAACACAGCTACAATATACTTCTGCGGTGCAACAGCCACAACACACTTCTCCAGTAGCACAACCACAATACACTTCTCCGGTAGCACAGCCACAACACACTTCTCCAGTAGCACAGCCACAACACACTTCTCCAGTAGCACAGCCACAACACATTTCCCCAGTACCACAGCCACAATACACTTCCCCAGTAGCACAGCCACAATACACTTCCCCAGTAGCACAGCCACAATACACTTCCCCAGTAGCACAGCCACAATACACCAAACCTTCGCCAGTAGCACAGCCACAATACACCAAGACTTCCCCAGTACAACAGTCAGAACACCCTTCCCCTGTATTACAAGCACCACAATATCAATCCCAGCCCCCACAAAGTTTACCTCAATATGTCCCTGCGCAAAATGAATTACAAAGTATAGTTTTCACACCAAGTGAAGCACCATACCCTGAACAAAATGACGAAGTTATTCCTACGAAAATGaataatttggaaaacaATGCTGTTGAAGAAACTGGCCAATCTTTTAAAAGCGAAACTGTCGTACCTTATCCTATCaaaaatgatgaaaaggaaatgaaagaaattattaatgatgGCTACGCAAATGTGGCTGGAAATGAAGCCCCTTATCCGGTTCCTATTACAAAAGTAAAATTTCCAACCGTTCCTGTTTCCAAACCTTCCCAAGTGAGTGCCGGcccaaaaaaagaggaagaggatAAGGAAAGTCAAATCCAACCTGCACAGGAAGAAATGTTGATAGAATTgtag
- the RAD14 gene encoding DNA repair protein RAD14 (similar to Saccharomyces cerevisiae YMR201C | RAD14 | RADiation sensitive): MVLTAEQKAKIEANRQRALQRLKERGLVPRAKLKKLESRINQNNNKNLSTQITVVNSSNNDIISNNTTKDTLNKSIPSNDNNTVVPELSKRDASGKAELKYIRPTVRRKDFIEYDFSTMENSYGGFINNDQLSERDSLLENQEKTFDDWKREQAEKSRLKFGKDDDETFVVENTDNIQNLGGEIIDLKNLPTCEECHKNHEFDKILFKYFNRKICKKCVLEHPQKYSLLTKTECKQDYLLTDPELNDENLFHRIEKANPHSGTFARMQLFLRCEVEKFSFNKWGGEEGLDQEWQDREVNKMERKEKKFQLNLKKMRKKIRAQEYTSLLQKNKFGEKHIHEFSAPLETNKVNDEGLAMVIRRCNGCGLEVEEIKF; the protein is encoded by the coding sequence atggttttGACTGCTGAacaaaaagcaaaaattgAAGCCAATAGACAGCGTGCATTACAAAGGCTTAAAGAAAGGGGACTAGTACCAAGagcaaaattaaaaaaattggaatcAAGGATTaaccaaaataataataagaatttATCAACACAAATTACAGTTGTGAATAGCTCAAATAATGATATCAtcagtaataatactacaaAAGATACCctaaataaaagtataccatcaaatgataataacaccGTCGTGCCTGAGCTTAGCAAACGGGATGCATCTGGTAAAGCCGaattgaaatatataagGCCAACTGTTAGAAGAAAAGACTTTATAGAATATGATTTTTCAACAATGGAAAATAGCTATGGTggatttattaataatgacCAGTTATCAGAGAGGGATTCTTTGCTTGaaaatcaagaaaaaacatttgaCGATTGGAAACGTGAACAGGCTGAAAAATCACGTTTGAAATTTGgtaaagatgatgatgaaacaTTTGTTGTAGAAAATACCGATAATATTCAGAATCTAGGTGGTGAAATCattgatttgaaaaatttaccTACATGTGAAGAATGTCATAAAAATCATGAGTTTGATAAAATTCTATTCAAATACtttaatagaaaaatatgCAAAAAATGCGTTTTGGAGCATCCACAAAAATACTCTTTGTTAACGAAGACAGAATGTAAAcaagattatttattaacagATCCTGAACTAAATGATGAGAATTTGTTTCATAGAATAGAAAAAGCCAATCCCCATAGTGGTACATTTGCCAGGAtgcaactttttttaaggtGTGAAGTGGAAAAGTTTAGCTTTAACAAGTGGGGTGGGGAGGAAGGTTTGGACCAAGAATGGCAGGATAGAGAAGTTAATAAAATGGAaaggaaagagaaaaaatttcagctgaatttaaagaaaatgagaaaaaaaattagagcTCAGGAATATACTTCtcttttacaaaaaaataagtttgGCGAAAAACATATACACGAGTTCAGTGCACCTTTAGaaacaaataaagttaATGATGAAGGGCTAGCTATGGTTATACGAAGATGTAATGGATGCGGTTTAGAAGTAgaagaaattaaattttaa
- the ATG3 gene encoding Atg3p (similar to Saccharomyces cerevisiae YNR007C | ATG3 | AuTophaGy related), with translation MIRSTLSSWREYLTPISHKSTFRETGMITPEEFVASGDYLQHMFPTWKWNGTGIESSENPKSVLEIRDFLPLEKQFLVTRKVVCDKRISEENTESNAGCSSDNFTEEEKDGWVLETVDERYNYNTLTSKTGEPQQNSNAKTVAENEIQEILDEDEDDDIVTPYELVNENRRYYDLYITYSTSYRVPKMYLVGFDSNGLPLTPDQMLQDISPDYRAKTATIETLPVFKKSKKNIISISIHPCKHANVMKMLINRLLLRNNDPDRTKDDGSMDDLGNEDDWEVLQDSGLRVDQYLIVFLKFISSVTPGIQYDYTMEGL, from the coding sequence ATGATCAGATCAACACTATCTTCATGGAGAGAATATCTAACTCCCATTTCTCATAAATCTACCTTCAGGGAAACTGGTATGATCACCCCTGAAGAATTTGTTGCAAGTGGCGATTATCTACAACATATGTTTCCCACTTGGAAATGGAACGGCACTGGTATTGAAAGTAGTGAAAACCCTAAATCTGTTTTGGAGATCAGGGATTTCTTACCAttagaaaaacaatttttggTTACTAGGAAAGTGGTCTGTGATAAAAGGATATCTGAAGAAAATACGGAAAGTAATGCTGGATGTAGTAGCGACAATTTTactgaagaagaaaaggatGGTTGGGTGCTAGAAACTGTTGATGAaagatataattataatacaCTGACTAGTAAAACCGGAGAGCCGCAGCAAAATAGCAATGCAAAAACTGTTGcagaaaatgaaatacaAGAAATACTTGATGAGGATGAGGATGACGATATTGTCACTCCGTATGAATTagttaatgaaaatagaaGGTATTATGATCTATATATTACTTATTCCACTTCTTATCGAGTGCCGAAAATGTATTTGGTTGGGTTTGATTCCAATGGACTACCATTAACACCGGATCAAATGTTGCAAGACATAAGTCCGGACTATAGGGCCAAAACTGCCACTATTGAGACATTGcctgtttttaaaaaatcaaagaaaaatattatttcgATATCCATACATCCTTGTAAACATGCCAACGTAATGAAAATGTTAATTAATAGGTTATTGTTAAGGAATAACGACCCTGATCGAACTAAAGATGATGGTAGTATGGACGATCTAGGAAATGAAGATGACTGGGAAGTTTTACAAGACTCCGGTTTAAGAGTTGACCAATatttaatagtttttttaaaatttataagtAGTGTCACACCAGGTATTCAATATGATTATACCATGGAAGGTTTATAA
- the LRO1 gene encoding phospholipid:diacylglycerol acyltransferase (similar to Saccharomyces cerevisiae YNR008W | LRO1 | Lecithin cholesterol acyl transferase Related Open reading frame), giving the protein MAKKKSAPGSIRKKTHKKNSNDSLLNSTKNNVNQSDLRNRQNGSSASSNTVTTTTKISSYDDDTITQSKNSIEKEHKKIENKSYSQRAGKKLKDRRRVFFMFGTLLGIIVAFYFGQKSSYLSDSTMSQSFDNLVNFENFQVALDDWKEALPNGLVNMFGDFQTYLTGFDFSKIYPNNKNDLTENFAVGKQLRKELNLTDKHPVVMVPGVITTGLESWGLYGDAECSSEQHFRKRLWGSFYMLKTMVLDKVCWLKHIKLDPITGLDPPNFKLRAAQGFEATDFFVAGYWIWNKILQNLGAIGYDPNKMVTAAYDWRLAYLDLEKRDKYFSKLKEQIEVSYELTGEKSVIFGHSMGAQVVFYFLKWVEAEGEHYGNGGSDWCNKYIDTVVDIAGSTLGAPKSVPALISGEMKDTVQLNAVAVYGLEKFFSRRERLDMLRTFGGIPSMLPKGGNMLWGDIHFSKEDELHNNTDTFGNFIRFVENKALVKNNSNFHSSVMKHNFTMEDALNYIIENSPSWLHNRIDDQYSYGFAKTEKELQENVKHHSHWSNPLEVPLPNAPDMKIVCLYGVGNPTERAYVYTNEDYNTTGMNITIAYDQEQSVFFTDGDGTIPLLSHSMCHKWKQGKSAYNPGGLKVKVVELKHEPNRFDIRGGAKSAEHVDILGSAELNDYLLKIASGHNEMIEERVITNISRWVDELNFPL; this is encoded by the coding sequence ATGgctaaaaagaaatcagCTCCAGGTtctattagaaaaaaaactcacaaaaaaaattccaatgactctttattaaatagtacaaaaaataatgtaaATCAATCAGATTTAAGAAATAGACAAAATGGTTCATCGGCTAGTAGCAACACTGTCACCACCACCACTAAAATCTCCTCatatgatgatgatacCATAACTCAATCCAAAAattcaattgaaaaagaacataaaaaaattgagaaCAAATCCTATTCTCAGAGAGctggaaaaaaattgaaagatCGGAGAAGAGTATTTTTCATGTTTGGTACTTTACTAGGAATTATAGTtgcattttattttggcCAAAAGTCAAGCTATTTATCAGATAGCACAATGAGTCAATCTTTTGATAATTTagttaattttgaaaatttccAAGTAGCCTTAGATGATTGGAAAGAAGCATTGCCTAATGGACTAGTCAATATGTTTGGAGATTTCCAAACATATCTTACAGGGTttgatttttcaaaaatatatccaaataacaaaaacgATTTAACAGAAAACTTTGCAGTGGGAAAACAACTaagaaaagaattgaaTTTAACCGATAAACATCCGGTGGTTATGGTTCCTGGTGTAATTACAACGGGGTTAGAAAGTTGGGGGTTATATGGGGACGCAGAATGCAGCAGTGAACAGCATTTCCGGAAAAGATTATGGGGATCGTTTTATATGTTAAAAACTATGGTTTTAGATAAAGTTTGTTGGTTAAAACATATTAAGCTAGATCCCATTACTGGGTTGGATCCGcccaattttaaattaaggGCAGCGCAAGGCTTTGAAGCAACAGATTTTTTTGTAGCTGGGTATTGGATTTGGAATAAAATTTTGCAAAATTTGGGCGCTATTGGGTATGACCCCAACAAGATGGTGACTGCAGCATATGATTGGAGACTAGCTTATTTAGATTTAGAGAAAAGGGATAAATACTTtagtaaattaaaagaacaaaTTGAAGTTTCATACGAACTGACCGGTGAGAAAAGTGTCATATTTGGTCACTCAATGGGTGCACAggttgtattttattttttaaaatgggTTGAAGCAGAAGGTGAACATTATGGTAATGGTGGTTCTGACTGGTGTAATAAGTATATTGATACTGTTGTTGATATTGCAGGCTCCACTTTGGGTGCACCCAAATCTGTTCCGGCGCTAATTAGCGGCGAAATGAAGGATACAGTCCAGTTGAATGCTGTAGCAGTTTATGGTTTGGAGAAATTTTTCAGTAGAAGAGAAAGACTAGACATGTTGCGAACTTTTGGTGGTATACCATCGATGCTACCCAAAGGCGGGAACATGTTATGGGGGGATATACATTTTTCCAAAGAAGACGAATTacataataatacagaTACTTTTGGGAATTTTATTAGGTTTGTTGAAAACAAAGCGTTAGTGAAGAATAATAGTAACTTTCATTCATCTGTAATGAAGCACAATTTTACGATGGAAGATGCTCTCAATTatataatagaaaataGTCCGTCATGGCTACATAATCGTATTGATGATCAATATTCATACGGGTTTGctaaaacagaaaaagagTTGCAAGAAAATGTTAAGCATCATTCTCATTGGAGCAATCCGTTGGAAGTTCCATTACCCAACGCACCAGATATGaaaattgtttgtttataCGGCGTGGGTAATCCAACAGAACGTGCATATGTCTACACCAATGAAGATTATAACACAACTGGCATGAATATTACCATTGCGTATGATCAAGAACAATCGGTGTTTTTCACTGATGGCGATGGTACAATTCCTCTATTATCTCATAGCATGTGCCATAAATGGAAGCAAGGGAAATCAGCATACAATCCCGGCGGGTTAAAAGTTAAAGTTGTTGAATTAAAACATGAACCTAACAGATTTGATATTAGAGGTGGAGCAAAAAGTGCTGAACATGTTGACATATTGGGCAGTGCTGAGTTAAATgattatttgttaaaaatcgCATCTGGTCATAATGAAATGATTGAGGAAAGGGTTATTACTAATATAAGCAGATGGGTTGATGAGCTCAACTTTCCactataa
- the NRM1 gene encoding Nrm1p — protein sequence MSNRLPLTTLSKSQINSIIHSPSKCNNNSNNTTNISPTNNPITTSRSICSSTNTAITASVTSTVIDNDNAERTSSTKRNQFSGLDTSPSKSVLHKGNAKKKLSLNSTTNIHKNSINSTASDSPYSNSYHRTTGNTIILPALKKRLLRTELDKSNNVLDSFTGTKPASRSNKNTIYKKLGQKNTTSTFRAKLICEKLKVRLKIALFKHQNNIKSIKPLLLENDLYKNSKRNPNNITPQKKLIGNTEKSDNSSIVLIPSTSAHTTTTTNNNNNKATPVSVKAAKSLLSLYESAYH from the coding sequence ATGTCTAATCGTTTGCCATTAACCACATTATCAAAATCCCAAATTAACTCTATTATTCATTCACCATCAAAAtgcaacaataatagtaataataccacCAATATATCCCCTACTAATAATCCTATTACTACTAGCCGTAGTATTTGCAGTAGTACAAACACAGCTATCACAGCTAGTGTTACGTCCACTGTtattgataatgataatgctGAAAGGACGAGCAGTACAAAAAGAAACCAATTTTCAGGACTGGATACATCTCCTTCAAAATCTGTTCTTCATAAGGGTAATGCCAAGAAAAAACTGTCATTaaattcaacaacaaacattcataaaaatagtattaatTCAACCGCATCTGATTCTCCTTATAGCAATTCATATCATCGTACCACTGGCAATACAATTATCTTACctgctttaaaaaaaagactttTAAGAACAGAATTAGATAAATCCAACAATGTACTAGATAGTTTCACGGGAACCAAGCCTGCTTCTAgatctaataaaaatactatatacaaaaaattaggACAAAAGAATACTACCTCTACCTTTCGTGCGAAATTGATttgtgaaaaattaaaagttaGATTAAAAATTGCATTGTTTAAACACCAGAACAACATTAAATCTATCAAACCTTTACTGCTAGAAAATGACTTgtataaaaatagcaaGAGAAAtccaaataatattaccccacaaaagaaattaatagGTAACACAGAAAAGAGCGATAATAGTTCAATAGTTCTCATTCCAAGCACTTCTGCTCATACAACCACTactacaaataataacaacaataaagCTACTCCTGTCAGTGTCAAGGCAGCCAAATCGTTGTTGAGTTTGTATGAATCAGCATATCATTGA